The Diorhabda sublineata isolate icDioSubl1.1 chromosome 6, icDioSubl1.1, whole genome shotgun sequence genome includes a window with the following:
- the LOC130445848 gene encoding uncharacterized protein LOC130445848: MPKGKKAEKRKQKVISGIRRKMKRLEEKLREYDSNTGLLQQVQNLNPLHTQIATPLAPALLRIKALEWEKLKPFLGRIRLRKKIYGPEISSELANRWKSYLQNGIDKETKAKLFENSLVPSNCSLLEAPKNNPEVQTVISASENKKDSFLAELQNQLGKSISVLGTALSRMLEAKHSTKDPDPNITNMVEAGKMLCAVHHAITNHRKFLLYHNFNQKVQKVASMQLRDSTLFGEDFGEKYTTKQRREESSQIQQSHDLQAPERERGSEKSETGAQLLQTSSDIEVTSNTKLAGQIRLFFEEWEKITTNGKILGWVKGYRIPFNATPVQKRPQKPPNLSGKLEKSYSDSITKLIDMGAVKEVTKCNGQFLSSYFLRKKPDGNDRFILNLKKLNTFITPPHFKLKDAYFSIPVATEQRKYLRFQFKNKILEFQCLPFGLGTAPYAFTKILKPAIEHLRAKGLSSVIYLDDTLLIGKSKTECRDNINQTCSLLQRLGFVVNKEKSCLSPKREIKFLGFIFNTQKMTMRPTTDKKSKITAMVKAILKKRKIKIRDFSKFVGHLVSICPATQYGWLHTKQFEREKYLALKVSGGDYDKIRKISPKLKSEFLWWLNNIKGCENSIAIPKYTHTLFTDASNSGWGAFYNGQNANGFWDSFEKQRHINYLELKATFFGLKTFLKDLRNSHILLRIDNTTAVSYINRMGGVKYKYLNDLTKDIWQWCEERNIKIFASYINSESNVLADKASRSKEIDTEYSLNVEAYKQIVEKLGCPEIDLFASYLNKKCKKFVSWHPDPESQNVDAFTLSWENIKGYIFPPFALLPKVLSKIEADRAECIVVFPIWKLWKSQPWFPKLESLMSSTLIRLHPSPNLLLSPFRKPHPLWPRLTLGAAILSGKPSI; encoded by the exons AAAGCGCTAGAATGGGAGAAATTAAAACCATTCTTGGGGAGGATCCGActgaggaaaaaaatttatggacCGGAAATATCCTCAGAGTTGGCCAACCGCTGGAAAAGCTATCTCCAGAATGGCATAGACAAGGAAACAaaagctaaactttttgaaaacaGCCTTGTACCGAGCAACTGCTCCTTGTTGGAAGCCCCAAAAAATAACCCTGAAGTCCAGACTGTCATTTCTGCTTCAGAAAATAAAAAGGATAGTTTCTTAGCAGAATTACAAAATCAGTTGGGAAAAAGCATTTCCGTGCTTGGTACTGCCCTTTCAAGAATGCTGGAAGCAAAACATAGTACCAAAGACCCCGATCCAAATATTACCAATATGGTGGAAGCGGGAAAAATGCTCTGCGCGGTTCACCACGCCATTACCAACCACAGAAAATTTTTACTGTaccataattttaatcaaaaggTGCAGAAAGTGGCATCTATGCAATTAAGAGACTCCACTCTTTTTGGGGAAGACTTTGGCGAAAAAT ACACAACAAAACAGAGAAGGGAGGAGAGCAGTCAAATCCAGCAAAGCCATGACCTTCAAGCGCCGGAACGAGAGAGAGGCTCCGAAAAATCGGAGACAGGAGCACAGCTCCTACAGACGTCGTCAGATATAGAGGTAACCTCTAACACAAAACTGGCTGGACAAATAAGGCTTTTCTTCGAGGAATGGGAGAAAATAACAACCAACGGTAAAATTCTAGGTTGGGTTAAAGGTTACAGAATACCTTTTAATGCAACTCCTGTTCAAAAGAGGCCTCAAAAACCCCCAAATTTAAGTGGGAAACTAGAAAAGTCTTATTCAGACAGCATTACCAAACTTATTGATATGGGAGCCGTCAAAGAAGTGACTAAATGTAATGGGCAATTCTtatctagttattttttaagaaagaaaCCCGACGGCAACGACAGGTTTATACTTAAccttaaaaaactaaatacatttATAACACCGCCCCATTTCAAACTGAAAGACGCATACTTCTCGATACCCGTAGCCACTGAACAGAGAAAGTATCTtagatttcaattcaaaaacaaaattctagaGTTCCAGTGTCTTCCTTTTGGCCTTGGCACTGCTCCTTACGcatttaccaaaattttaaaaccagCTATTGAACATTTAAGGGCGAAAGGTCTGTCCTCTGTAATTTACTTAGATGACACATTGCTCATTGGGAAAAGTAAAACAGAATGCCGGGATAATATAAATCAGACATGTAGTCTTCTTCAAAGGCTTGGTTTTGtagtaaataaagaaaaaagttgtctCTCTcctaaaagagaaataaaattccTAGGATTTATTTTTAACACACAAAAAATGACAATGCGTCCAACTacagataaaaaatcaaaaattactgcTATGGTAAAAGCAATCttaaaaaagcgaaaaataaaaattagagatttttccaaatttgtgggTCACTTGGTTTCAATTTGTCCAGCCACGCAGTACGGGTGGCTTCACACAAAACAATTCGAGAGGGAAAAATATTTAGCTCTGAAAGTCAGTGGTGGAGATTATgataaaattaggaaaatatctCCCAAactgaaaagtgaatttttgtggtggttaaataatataaaaggtTGCGAAAATAGCATTGCAATTCCGAAGTACACACATACGTTGTTTACAGACGCGTCCAATTCAGGATGGGGGGCTTTTTACAATGGTCAAAATGCAAATGGTTTCTgggattcatttgaaaaacagAGGCACATTAATTACTTAGAATTAAAAGCGACATTTTTTGGTCTCAAGACTTTTCTCAAAGATTTACGAAACAGTCACATATTGCTTCGCATAGACAATACGACGGCGGTGTCCTACATAAACCGAATGGGGGGCGTTAAGTATAAGTATCTAAATGATTTAACTAAGGACATATGGCAGTGGTGTGAggaaagaaatatcaaaatatttgcttCATATATTAACTCAGAGAGCAATGTTTTGGCAGATAAAGCTTCGAGATCCAAAGAAATAGATACAGAATACTCATTGAATGTCGAAGCCTacaaacaaattgttgaaaaattgggTTGCCCAGAAATAGACTTATTTGCTAGCTATCTtaataaaaagtgcaaaaaatttgtttcttggCACCCTGACCCGGAAAGCCAAAATGTTGATGCATTTACACTCTCTTGGGAGAATATTAAAGGATATATTTTTCCCCCGTTCGCCTTATTACCGAAAGTTCTAAGTAAAATAGAGGCCGATAGAGCAGAATGCATAGTAGTTTTCCCTATATGGAAATTATGGAAATCCCAACCATGGTTTCCAAAACTAGAAAGTCTCATGAGTTCCACACTAATTAGATTACACCCAAGTCCTAATTTGCTTTTATCCCCTTTCAGAAAGCCTCACCCACTGTGGCCCCGACTTACCCTGGGAGCCGCGATTTTATCAGGGAAGCcttcaatatga